The sequence GCCTTTGTGCCCTGGGACACCTGGAGTCAGAGCTGGCCAGGAAGGAgatggccctgccctgcccccacttccaGTCCCTGCTGGCTGCCCTGgacctgcctctgcctgccagggCCTTGGAGGGCGGCTCCCACGCTGCTGGCCCTGCCATTGTGACCCTCAGCTCGGGGCCACCTCCACCCCCTCTCTGGAACGTGGGGGCGAGCACAGCAGGGTGGCCCTGTGCCCAGGCTGAGCCTCCAGCCCCCATCCGGCCATGGATCGGGTGCTGATGCTCGAGCCCAGGACCAGGACGACTGCCCTGTGCTGCTGGCTGGGTCCTCTGGACCCTAGTGTCCGACTCCCGGCTCACATCCAGCTCTGTGACCCAACCCCAAGCCTCTGGTCTGACCCTAGAAGCTGGGTGACGATAGGCCGCCTCCCCCCCGCCAGCTCAACACCTGGCCCCACTCCCGGCTGGCCGGCCGTGCTCTGCTCCAGTCCAGCAGCCCCAGTGGGCATTTCCTGCCTCTACCCTTGCCCGGAGGATGCCCGGCCCGAGGAGAGCGCCTTCCCTCACCCACCGGGTGGAGGCCAGCGGGGGCTATcgctccctcccctcactcctgccGCTCTGGGTCCTGGGGCCCCGAGCCCGCCCTGGGACCTGGGGCAGGCAGCCCTCCCCTGCTGTCTGAGGACTAGCGGGCTCCTGTGCCCACCAGCCACACTGGCCGCTGCAGCCGCCCCCGGGCCGAGCCTGTGGCAGGTGGGGCCGCGGGTGAGCTGGGCGAGCTGTGGCTCCGCATGTCTGCCTCGGCCTGAGGCCTGGGGTGCACGCCACGTGTGCCCTTGGGAAGGGGGCAGCGGGTGCGGCATGAGGGAGAACCGAATCCTCGTCCCCACCACCGTCCCCATCCTCCTCATGCCTGTGGGCCTTGGACCGGGCCGGGCCCTGCCGAGGGCGTGGCCAGGATGGGGGTGCGGCGCTGGTTCTTGGGGCCTCTCCTGCTCACCAGGGCTTTCATCAACCTCCTGGAGGTCCCTGGGGTTCCGGACAGCCACGGAGGAGGCTGGACCAGGgtggccgggggcggggctggcaGGGGAGGGCTCGGGGAGGAGCTGGGGCCTGTCCAGCGAGGGGGTTCCCAGAAGGCCTCAGACTCAGAGGTTTGGGGAGAGCAGGGCTCGGCAGAGGCCCCGGGCAGAGACGGGTGAGCACTGCCCCTGAGAAGACCCGGACTCGGAGGAGAGGCTCCTGGAGACGGCAGGTCGGCTGGTCAGGGAGCAGCCAGGGCCTCTGAGGGGACAGGGGCTTGggggaagctggggtgggggggaggaagtgTAGGGCTACCACACACAGGCACAGCTTCTGGGGGGCTTTGGAGGGTCTGGGGTCTGTGGAGGCTGGTGGGTTGGTGAAGAGGGCACTCgcacggggaggggaggggcttcGGGAGAGGCGGAGAGGGTTAGGGCTTCCTTTTCCCTTGCTGATGGGACTCACTGGGACTTTTGCGGGAAGGAGAGGTCATCTGGGGacaagtgtgagagagagcaagagggtgTAGAGTGACTGGAGGCTCTcagagggggctggggctgcggcTGGGCGGGGGGTGTtggctggaggaaggggcatCTGCCAGGGTTGTGGCCCAGGTGGGACAGGCAGGACTGGCAGAGAGACATGGGCAGGTGAGTGGACTTGTCCCCACAGAGACAAGTGCCGTTAGGGGCTTGGAGAACATCTGGCCCCATGGGCCGAGGGAGCCAACCAGTGAGAGGTCAGGGCCTTCAAGACTGGACTCGTGAGGGCTTCAAATTCAGGAGGTCGGGCTGAGGGGTCTGGGTCTGGGTTGCGTAGGGTCAGAAGGGGTCAGGAGTTTCTGTGGGGTCAGAAAGGATGGGGCTGCTTGGAGGCCACCAAGGTTCAGGGACCGCTGGATTTGATAGCCTCTGGGGCTAGGGCCTCAGAGCGAGGCTCCAtttgggggtgggctggggaggagtGCAGGTGGgggtccctgggctctgggcagggtgggggccccGCCAGGCCAGCACTAGTTCTTGAAGAGGGACAAGGACTGAGACGTGGGGAGAGGAGGGActgggcagtgggagaaggggcagcggAGGGGAAGGGGCTCAGCCAGCGGTCCTGGTCGCTGCGGTGGGACGAGGGGGCCAGTGGGGGGATGGAGGGTCACCTCCTGGAGAGACAGTGGCGAGAGAGACTGGGGGGCCagcaagagggaggggcaggggaggctcAGCGTGGGGACACCGGGTGGCACTGTAGGAGGACCCATCCCCCCAAGCCCCCCCCCACGCCGGCTCTGTAGCCCCCGAGGGTCCGGCTTCCCGCGGGCGCCCGAGGCCCCCACCCTGCGGGCGGGAGGAGGCGGGGAGGTGGCGGCGCCCGCCGGCGCCGTGAGTCAGGCTGGGCTGCAGCCGCGCGGCCGGCCTGGCGCTGCGGAGGGAGCGCAGGAGCGGGGACAGCGGCGCCGCCAGCCCCGCGTGCTCCCCCCGCCGAGGCTGGGCCGCCGGGACGCGGAGCGCCGGGACAGACAGCGAGCCGCGGCCGGCGGAAGGACGCGCGGACCGCGGCGCAGGGGTTGGCCCGCCCGCCAAGGAGTCGCCAGCAGGTGAGGGCGCGGGGCGCGCCGTCCATGTGGCCACAGCAGCCCTGGGCCGGTACCCGGGTGACGGCGCAGaccccccggggtggggggagggcgcggggcgcgggggtGCCTTGGTGCCTGCCTGGACAAGTGCGCGTTTCGCGCAGTGTCCTTGTGCGTCTGTCCGTGGCACTGGCTTGGGGGCTCCCTGCGAGGGAGCGCTTGGGGTCCCAGCAGCCGCTCTCGGGcagcggtggggggcggggacggCGCGCACGGGTTTGAGGCGCCCGCAGTGGCCATTTCCATGCCCCGGCGATTGCGTCCGAgcctgtgtggctgtgtgtgtctACGCTGCGTGTCACAGTGCAGAGCTGTTTACCTGGAAGCATCTGAGCGCAGGGGCGTGCCCCGGGGTCTGGCGAGCCTTGGGGTCCGATGTGTCAGCGGTGTCAGCCTGCCAGTGCTCGGAGAGCTCTGCTCGTCCTGCCAGACCGTGGCTGAGACGCTGTCATTGTGGGTTTGCGTGTCCTGTGTGTGCCGGGGCGTTTGGGATGCCCGTGTGCTCTGTTTGTTGCACAGCCTGTCGGCTGGGGCGTTGCTGGGCATAGGGGGGTGTTGCTGTTGTGTGTCAGTGGGTGAGTGTTTGTGCGCAGACGGCAAAGTGAGGAAAAGCCCCCGGTGCTCCTGCCAAGGCTGCTGGGAAGGGCTTTGGCATCGGGGTggctggggccgggggtgggggggaggcaggtggcaggCGGGCAGCTGGCTGCCTCGGTGGGGATTTCCGTCTCCTTTGGGGCCGCTTGTGAGTCTGCAGGGGAGATGCTGCAGGACACCGGGGCAAGCCCTACAGGGCGGCAGGACCCAGCTcgttcttcctctcccctccctccaggcccagggccccGGCCAGTGCCCAGCCTCGCTGGGAGCCCCGGCCAGCACCACGGACGGCGCCCAGGAAGCCCGAGTCCCCCTGGACGGGGCCTTCTGGATTCCAAGGCCCCCGGCAGGCTCACCCAAGGGTTGCTTTGCCTGCGTGTCCAAGCCCCCGGCCCTGCAGGCTCCGGCGGCCCCGGCCCCCGAGCCCTCAGCGTCGCCCCCCATGGCGCCCACCCTGTTCCCCATGGAGTCGAAGAGCAGCAAGGCGGACAGCGTGCGGGCCTCGGGCGCCCCCCAGGCCTGCAAGCACCTTGCCGAGAAGAAGACCACGACGAACCCCACCACGGTCATCGAAGTCTACCCGGACACCACCGAGGTCAACGATTACTACCTGTGGTCCATCTTCAACTTCGTCTACCTCAACTTCTGCTGCCTGGGCTTCATCGCGCTGGCCTACTCCCTCAAagtgagtggggcaggggagggggccagagcagcggggggtgggggggcaggcggGGGCACCTCGTGGGATCCAGAGACACATGGCTGTCGGCTAGCTCTGAGCCggcagggaggggctgccctTCCCAGTCCTGAGCTGCGGAAGCTTCCAGGCTGCCTTGCGGGGCTCAGGGGCCCCGGGCCTGCATTCTCTACCCAGCCAGCTTCCTCCTTGCAGAGCAGACCCAGGGCTCAATGTCCTATCCTCTGGGCCGGGGTCGCTGAGCTGTCCCTGGGGAGGCGGGGATGGAGCCAGCTCCCCGATGAAGACCCTTGGAGCCCTTCCCTGTTGACAGGGGGACAGCATGGAGACCTTCCTCTCCAAGACCCTCCCTGGGGCCCTGAAATCAGGCAGGCATTCAGAAAGAGCTCACGGTACACAGGGTCTCGCTCAAGTCACTGCTTTTtgccttccctctcccacacGGTTTCTAGACAGTCTCTCCTGGTGGCCAGAGTGCCCAGGGACAGAGAGCCACAAGCGTGTCCCATACACCCCTGACGCCCAACCTGGAGTGGGTACAATTTCCAAAAGCCCCTCACCGCTGTGAGAGGAGCTGGCTGGGAGCCAAGCAGGGTGCCAGGAAGACGGGCCTCATGTCCCCGGGGCAAGGCCGAAAGCAGTGGACTAAGATTGCAGGGGAGAGGCTGTGGCCCACTCACATTTGGAGCGGGGAGCTCTGTGCAAATGTGTAAGGACTGAAGGGCCCCACGGCCAAGACCCGTCTCCCTGTCACTCCGGAAGGGACCGGCTCGTGTCCGGCCAGATCGTCACGGTCGCCAGATCGCGGGTCCAAGCCCAGGTGCGCGTCACCGATGGCGGCGCCCAGTGAGGTGGGGGCTGAatgtggggctggagggaggggagggtctAGGCCAGGGAGGCTGGCCCAGGAAGAAGGGCAGAAGCTGGCCGGCTCTGCCTCTGTGCATCCCTGAGCCGCacccctcccctggcctcccGCGCCCCAGCCACCTGGCTTTCCCCACCTCCTGACTCATCGTCAGCGTCACTGCCGCCAGGCGTACCTTCGCTCCCAGCCTGGGCGCTGAGCTCCGGGCTCCGCCGTGTGGGGCCcgagtgcgtgtgtgtgagtgtgcatgtatTCACGAGTGTGTGTGCCCCTGTAGCGTGAGTGTGTACGGGTGTGGACGTGGAAGTACAGTGAGTATGTGTGCGTGTGAACTGTGTGTGTCATGGGCTTCAGTGTGCGTGTGCAattgcgtgtgtgcgtgtgcgtgtgtgcacgcacgtgtgtgcctgtgtgtgctgTGGAGGCAGCAAAGGGAAGGGGCCCTAGAGATTGGGGGCTGGAGGCCCCAGACCTCCCTCAGCTCTGGCTCCATGGGCGCGGGATTGTGGGGGCAGCCGGCAGGGCTCTGCTTGCCCGGGGGTCCCTTGCCAGGCCCCGACAGCGGCCTGTAGAACGGGCCCGGAGCGTGGGCTCCTGTCCGGAAGCTGTCCCCTCCCCGCCTTGGCTTGGCTGTGGCGCGGGCTGGCCCGGAGCCGGCCCATCTGGTGCAGGTTGTAGGTAGGTCACAGATTTCTCAATGGTGCCGGATTTGcactggagtgggggtgggtaggAATTAGTGCTTCTGAGGGGCAGACGGGAGTCCACAATgactccccctccccagggctgctcccCCACGTCCTTCCTGGGGGACAGCCAGGGAAGGAAAAGCTTGAGGCTtgcagggaagggggtggaagGTGAGTTGTCTCTGGCCTGAGTGGCgggcggggggcagggacagggcggGCGGGCTGGCTCCGACTCCTGCCCCTGGGAACGCGTCCATCTGTCCAGCCCGCTGCATGCCCCCCAGCCCGCTGCACCCCACCCCATGTGTAGCCAGGCAGGGCCACTTCCGAGGGCGCCAGACAGGCTTGGGGTCCGAAGGCCTGGGCCCGAGTCCCAGCCGGGTCCCTGCGGGTGGTGGGCTCTTGACGGGCGCCTCACCTGAGCTCCTTCCTTCATCcgctcacaaaacaaaccgaaaAGGAGCAGCGTTCGAGTAAGCACACCTGGGCAGGGCCGAGGCTGGCGTTTCGTGGCTGTGAAAACCCCTGTGTCCCTGTCTGCCTGTgactgtccatccacccatcacgCCGTCCGTCCGCCCTCTCCAACCACACGGGCTGGGGCGGTTCGGGGCAGCTGGGCGGGCAGCGCGCGGACTGTGAAGGCTCGTGTCGCGGAGCCTCGTGTCCAGGGAAGGCAGAGACGCAGGATGTCAGCTCTGCACTTGCAGTCGGCACAAGTGGCTTGTAATGACCCTGGCCCGCCCTGCCCCGTTAGCCCAGAGTCCTCACCTCAGCGTTCAAGGCTCTTCAAGCTCCATCCTCTGCCATAGCTCACCCTCGCCACCCgcgccctgccccagcccccccgGAGCACACCTCGGTCAGCCCGTGCCGCTCCCGCAGCCTGAGGGCTTTCTGTCCGCAGAGACTCCACGTACTCACTGTGGCCGAGCCCCCGCTTCCCAGCAGGGACCCCCCTGCCGCAGGGATGGCCACCCGCCCAGCCACAGCCGCCCCTTCATCTTGCTGTCACGGGTGCCGAGGCAGGGTTGGCCATGGCAGGGGTCAGAGGGTGCTGTAGGAACGGGCGGAGGGGACGGAGGACCCCTCCAAGACAGGAAGTGCCTCCgagtttcagaaaaagaaaatcattcctgATTTGGGACGAGTTTGGAGCCAGGTGTGGGAGACGGACGGGAGGGGGCATCGTTTTCACCGGGCAAGGGGGGTAAGGGGACAGGTTCCAGGACATGAAGGTGGGGCGACCTGGGAGGGGTGCAGGGCCCCCATCTTCTGTGGGGGACGAGAAGATGGTCCCGGAAAGCCGGACATGGCCATGCAGGGAGGATCTGAAAAATTATGTGAGGAGTTTGGATTCCATTCTGTGTAAGACACAGAAAGGGAAGATACGGCCAGGGCTATAAAACCTGCAACCCACGTGCAGGAGAGGGACAAGAGAAGCCCAGGGGCAGAGCACAGTTAGCGTTCCAGTGCGGTGGCCAGGAAAGGAGCGCATGGCGTGGGttaggggagggatgggggagaggagaagcaaatACAATGACACGGTGTCTGCTCAATCTGGCCTAAGAGATTATGGACCTCCTGGTAACAGGAAAGTAAAAGAGGTTGGTTAGGAGGGGCAGTACCATGACAATTTTTGTATAATCATATTTCCCCATTACTTGCTTTCTGAATATCAACATcatccaccacccacccacccatctaactatccacccacccacccagccacctgCCTGTCCAACCACCCCAccatctatccacccacccacccacccacgccCACCCATCCAACCGTCCACCTGCCCAtttatccacccacccacccagccacctgCCCATCCAACAATTCcaccatccattcatctaccccccatctacccatccatccatccatccatccaaccaaccaaccatccatctatccattcacccacccacccagccacccacccaTCCAGCCATCCAACCACCCATTCATCTactcacccatccacccatccaaaaATCCAACCATCAAACCATCCACCACCCATCCATGCATCTGCCCGCCCACGCATCCACCTACGCATCCAACCATCCATTCACTCAACCATctgtccacccacccatccagccatccactcatccaaccatccacctgCCCATCCATCCACCTGCCCACCCACCTATCTACTCcctcatccaaccatccacccacccatccccccatccatccatctgcctgcccatccctccacccacccatccacccagccaccc comes from Mustela erminea isolate mMusErm1 chromosome 9, mMusErm1.Pri, whole genome shotgun sequence and encodes:
- the IFITM10 gene encoding interferon-induced transmembrane protein 10 — encoded protein: MRENRILVPTTVPILLMPPPRVRLPAGARGPHPAGGRRRGGGGARRRRESGWAAAARPAWRCGGSAGAGTAAPPAPRAPPAEAGPPGRGAPGQTASRGRRKDARTAAQGLARPPRSRQQAQGPGQCPASLGAPASTTDGAQEARVPLDGAFWIPRPPAGSPKGCFACVSKPPALQAPAAPAPEPSASPPMAPTLFPMESKSSKADSVRASGAPQACKHLAEKKTTTNPTTVIEVYPDTTEVNDYYLWSIFNFVYLNFCCLGFIALAYSLKVRDKKLLNDLNGAVEDAKTARLFNITSSALAASCIILVLIFLRYPLSDY